A window from Synechococcus sp. RSCCF101 encodes these proteins:
- the nuoH gene encoding NADH-quinone oxidoreductase subunit NuoH, with the protein MSPGLDLELGFTEVLQGLGLSPGAAHLLWLPLPMLLVLVAAVVGVLVTVWLERKISAAVQQRIGPEYAGALGVLQPLADGLKLLTKEDVIPARADSLLFTLGPVLVVIPVILSWLVVPFGQNLLISNVGLGIFLWIALSSIQPIGLLMSGYASNNKYSLLGGLRAAAQSISYEIPLALSVLAVVMMSNSLSTVDIVEQQTGAGILSWNIWRQPVGFLIFWICALAECERLPFDLPEAEEELVAGYQTEYAGMKFALFYLGSYINLVLSALLVVVLFLGGWGFPVPVEWLASLLGQSVDAPLVQVITGSVGIVMTVLKAYLLVFLAILLRWTVPRVRIDQLLDLGWKFLLPISLVNLLVTAALKLAFPAVFGG; encoded by the coding sequence GTGAGCCCCGGCCTCGATCTGGAACTCGGTTTCACCGAAGTGCTCCAGGGCCTCGGTCTGAGCCCCGGAGCGGCCCACCTGCTCTGGCTGCCGCTTCCCATGCTGCTGGTGCTGGTGGCCGCTGTGGTGGGCGTGCTGGTCACCGTGTGGCTGGAGCGCAAGATCTCCGCCGCCGTGCAGCAGCGCATCGGTCCAGAATACGCCGGTGCGCTCGGGGTGCTTCAGCCGCTGGCCGACGGCCTCAAACTGCTCACCAAGGAGGATGTGATCCCCGCCAGGGCGGACAGCCTGCTGTTCACGCTCGGTCCGGTGCTGGTGGTGATCCCGGTGATCCTCTCCTGGCTGGTGGTGCCCTTCGGCCAGAACCTGCTGATCAGCAACGTGGGGCTGGGCATCTTCCTCTGGATCGCCCTCAGCAGCATCCAGCCAATCGGTCTGCTGATGAGTGGCTATGCCAGCAATAACAAATATTCGCTGCTCGGCGGGCTGCGGGCCGCGGCCCAGTCGATCAGCTACGAGATCCCCCTCGCTCTCTCGGTGCTGGCGGTGGTGATGATGAGCAACTCCCTCAGCACCGTCGACATCGTCGAGCAGCAGACCGGTGCCGGCATTCTGAGCTGGAACATCTGGCGCCAGCCCGTGGGCTTTCTGATCTTCTGGATCTGTGCCCTGGCCGAGTGCGAACGCCTGCCTTTCGATCTGCCGGAGGCGGAGGAGGAGCTGGTGGCGGGCTACCAGACCGAATACGCGGGCATGAAGTTCGCCCTCTTCTACCTGGGCAGCTACATCAACCTCGTGCTCTCCGCCCTTCTGGTGGTGGTGCTCTTCCTCGGCGGTTGGGGCTTCCCGGTGCCGGTCGAATGGCTGGCCTCGCTGCTCGGTCAGTCGGTCGATGCTCCCCTGGTGCAGGTGATCACCGGCTCCGTCGGCATCGTCATGACGGTGCTCAAGGCCTACCTGCTGGTCTTCCTCGCCATCCTGCTGCGCTGGACCGTGCCGAGGGTGCGCATCGACCAACTGCTGGACCTGGGCTGGAAATTCCTCCTGCCCATCTCCCTGGTCAATCTTCTGGTCACCGCCGCGCTCAAGCTGGCGTTCCCGGCCGTCTTCGGCGGCTGA
- the ndhI gene encoding NAD(P)H-quinone oxidoreductase subunit I, giving the protein MFGFLKQVGDYTRDAVDAAKGITQGLAVTFDHLQRRPVTVQYPYEKLIPSERYRGRIHYEFDKCIACEVCVRVCPINLPVVDWVMNKETKKKELRNYSIDFGVCIFCGNCVEYCPTNCLSMTEEYELAAFDRHSLNYDNVALGRLPTSVTTDPSVQPLRELAYLPKGEMDPHGVAADRPRAGRLPSEVLAESEAAASGSAGSGSAGESPSDSAAREDGAA; this is encoded by the coding sequence ATGTTCGGCTTCCTCAAGCAGGTCGGTGACTACACCCGCGACGCGGTTGACGCGGCCAAGGGGATCACCCAGGGCCTGGCGGTCACATTCGACCACCTCCAGCGCCGACCGGTCACGGTGCAGTACCCCTACGAGAAGCTCATCCCATCGGAGCGCTACCGGGGCCGCATCCACTACGAGTTCGACAAGTGCATCGCCTGCGAGGTGTGTGTGCGGGTCTGCCCCATCAACCTGCCGGTGGTGGACTGGGTGATGAACAAGGAGACCAAGAAGAAGGAGCTGCGCAACTACTCGATCGATTTCGGTGTGTGCATCTTCTGTGGCAACTGTGTGGAGTACTGCCCCACCAACTGCCTGTCGATGACTGAGGAATACGAGCTGGCGGCCTTCGACCGCCACAGCCTCAATTACGACAACGTCGCGCTCGGTCGTCTGCCGACGAGCGTCACCACCGATCCCTCCGTCCAGCCCCTGCGGGAGCTGGCCTACCTGCCCAAGGGAGAGATGGATCCCCACGGCGTGGCCGCGGATCGCCCCCGGGCCGGCCGCCTTCCCTCGGAGGTGCTCGCCGAGTCGGAGGCGGCCGCGTCCGGATCCGCGGGTTCCGGGTCTGCGGGAGAATCCCCGTCAGATTCCGCTGCACGTGAGGACGGGGCTGCATGA
- a CDS encoding NADH-quinone oxidoreductase subunit J, with protein sequence MSIATTTQTVCFLALSAALVLGALGVVLLPSIVYSAFLLGGVFLSVAGLYLLLNASFVAAAQVLVYVGAVNVLILFAIMLVNKREPMPDVSGLIVRRLLSGGVCAGLFLLLLRVAVTTPWVTPGPVPVGEEATLRIGEHLFTDYLLPFELASVLLLMAMIGAIVLARRDVFSEDVITGQPADQGLIEKERTPLLVDRSGV encoded by the coding sequence ATGAGCATCGCCACCACCACCCAGACCGTCTGCTTCCTCGCCCTCTCAGCGGCCCTCGTGCTCGGAGCTCTGGGCGTGGTGCTGCTGCCCAGCATCGTGTACTCCGCCTTCCTGCTGGGAGGGGTGTTTCTCTCGGTGGCCGGGCTCTACCTGCTCCTCAACGCCAGTTTCGTGGCCGCCGCCCAGGTGCTTGTTTACGTGGGCGCGGTCAACGTCCTGATCCTGTTCGCGATCATGCTCGTCAACAAGCGCGAGCCCATGCCCGATGTGAGCGGCCTGATCGTCAGGCGGCTGCTCTCGGGCGGTGTGTGTGCCGGTTTGTTTCTGCTGCTGCTGCGTGTCGCCGTCACCACCCCCTGGGTGACGCCGGGTCCTGTTCCCGTGGGTGAGGAGGCCACGCTGCGGATCGGGGAGCACCTCTTCACCGATTACCTGCTTCCCTTCGAACTGGCATCGGTCCTTCTCCTGATGGCCATGATCGGGGCCATCGTCCTGGCCCGCCGGGACGTGTTCAGCGAGGATGTGATCACCGGTCAGCCCGCCGATCAGGGCCTGATCGAAAAGGAGCGCACCCCCCTGCTGGTGGATCGTTCCGGCGTCTGA
- the nuoK gene encoding NADH-quinone oxidoreductase subunit NuoK, whose amino-acid sequence MSLATSLQSYLVLAAVLFCIGVWGLINSRNAVRVLMSIELMLNAVNINLMAFSNFLDGDLIRGQVFAIFVITVAAAEAAVGLAILLSLYRNRQTVDMERFNLLRW is encoded by the coding sequence ATGAGCCTGGCGACGAGCCTGCAGAGCTACCTGGTTCTGGCGGCTGTGCTGTTCTGCATCGGGGTGTGGGGTCTGATCAACAGCCGCAATGCCGTGCGGGTGCTGATGAGCATCGAGTTGATGCTCAATGCCGTGAACATCAACCTCATGGCCTTCTCCAATTTCCTCGATGGCGATCTGATCCGCGGCCAGGTGTTCGCCATCTTCGTGATCACGGTTGCCGCCGCTGAGGCGGCTGTGGGGCTGGCGATCCTGCTGTCGCTCTACCGCAACCGCCAGACCGTGGACATGGAGCGCTTCAACCTCCTGCGCTGGTGA
- a CDS encoding NAD(+) kinase — protein MRLDHVWLIHRDGSRAAQHQARASAEALRSLGAHVVLAMAGASTNPYPGLLACEGSRPDLAVVFGGDGSVLGAARHLAPLRIPILAFNVGGHLGFLAHDRTMLRDDPSAEGEGEGSTLWERLLQDRYAVERRMMLQATVEGGDGPHLALNDLYLRAYLENTSPTCELELEIDGEVVDHYRGDGLIMASPTGSTAYAMAAGGPILHPGLDAILVSPICPMSLSSRPLVVPPRARLVVWALGDPRRRVKLWTDGAGASVFDPGDRCVVERAPCDARFVVLEQRPSYYRVLRRKLHWAGSLAFGEHAHN, from the coding sequence ATGCGGCTTGACCACGTCTGGCTGATCCATCGGGACGGCAGTCGGGCCGCCCAGCATCAGGCCCGGGCCAGTGCCGAGGCCCTTCGCTCGTTGGGGGCCCATGTCGTGCTGGCCATGGCCGGTGCGTCCACCAACCCCTATCCGGGATTGCTGGCCTGCGAGGGCAGCCGCCCCGATCTGGCGGTGGTCTTCGGCGGGGACGGCTCGGTCCTGGGTGCGGCCCGACACCTGGCTCCGCTGCGCATCCCGATCCTGGCCTTCAACGTGGGCGGCCACCTGGGCTTTCTCGCCCACGACCGCACCATGCTCCGCGATGACCCGTCCGCCGAGGGTGAGGGGGAGGGCTCGACCCTCTGGGAGCGGCTGCTTCAGGACCGCTACGCCGTGGAGCGGCGCATGATGCTCCAGGCCACCGTGGAGGGGGGCGATGGGCCGCACCTGGCCCTGAATGATCTCTATCTGCGCGCCTATCTGGAGAACACCTCGCCCACCTGCGAACTGGAACTGGAGATCGATGGTGAGGTGGTGGACCACTACCGGGGCGATGGCCTGATCATGGCCAGCCCCACGGGCTCCACCGCCTATGCCATGGCGGCGGGCGGGCCGATCCTCCACCCCGGGCTGGACGCCATTCTGGTGTCACCCATCTGTCCGATGAGCCTGTCGAGTCGCCCTCTGGTGGTCCCGCCGAGGGCGCGGCTGGTGGTGTGGGCGCTCGGCGATCCCCGCCGCCGGGTGAAGCTCTGGACCGATGGCGCGGGAGCCAGCGTCTTTGATCCCGGTGACCGATGCGTCGTTGAGCGTGCTCCCTGCGATGCCCGTTTCGTGGTCCTGGAGCAGCGCCCCTCCTACTACCGCGTTCTGCGGCGCAAGCTGCACTGGGCGGGGAGCCTGGCCTTCGGAGAACACGCCCACAACTGA